In Stomoxys calcitrans chromosome 2, idStoCalc2.1, whole genome shotgun sequence, the following proteins share a genomic window:
- the LOC131995053 gene encoding uncharacterized protein LOC131995053 isoform X3, protein MHLKYAFIKTITFVNKLKILENDATNRCLKQNTLSNQQGKSGRADYTIRYTEPIIINSGDRYNWEVYLYLNGNTDEYTRMAKSNKKVILSPMVNFK, encoded by the coding sequence ATGCATTTGAAATATGCTTTCATAAAAACTATCACATTTGTCAATAAGTTGAAGATTTTAGAAAATGATGCAACCAACAGatgtttaaaacaaaatacattGAGTAACCAGCAGGGAAAGTCAGGCAGAGCCGACTATACAATACGCTACACCGAGCCTATAATTATTAATTCGGGCGATAGATATAATtgggaggtatatctatatctgaacggAAACACGGATGAATACACgcgcatggctaaatcgaataagaaagtg